A portion of the Bacteroidales bacterium genome contains these proteins:
- a CDS encoding transposase, which yields RQHNKFIENEKYAKQMIRKRSSTVEPVLGTLLNFTGMRKIYARGIGQAEKHVLMASLCYNLKKMMKFRVKKSQVQVNYAPIIDKMQETSDLFSLGLIRLISLRFKPI from the coding sequence ACGACAACACAATAAATTTATTGAAAATGAGAAATATGCCAAACAAATGATACGAAAACGCAGCTCAACGGTAGAACCTGTTCTGGGAACACTACTCAATTTTACCGGCATGAGAAAAATCTATGCCCGTGGCATCGGGCAAGCCGAAAAGCACGTGCTTATGGCATCGCTGTGCTATAACCTGAAGAAAATGATGAAATTCCGTGTAAAAAAGTCGCAGGTTCAGGTAAACTACGCTCCAATTATAGATAAAATGCAGGAAACCTCCGATTTATTTAGTTTAGGTCTTATCAGGCTTATTTCCCTTCGATTTAAGCCTATATAG